The following are from one region of the Synergistaceae bacterium genome:
- a CDS encoding diguanylate cyclase, with translation MNMLPTAAPEGWSGKFKVLRATLPLHLPEETDPLPDVILLSGSESGFLLRSLRASARAALLPVFLEEPADSAANEASDGSGLSVARMEELSEDIHSSLRDIDLAAMASSLDLRMLGYLHSRPWKRLLPVISPLTPDVYSWPLPDALSGGLLESEGWIDGLLERGLLREGDLIERVRFCPRCDGGHLNYVDICPFCRSMDIIQEPFIHCFTCGRVGPQDMFFKGGELQCPFCGARLRHIGSDYDRPMENYTCNDCSKSFAEPDVSARCLLCGNWSMTDELVPRNFRMYSLSDKGVLAARTGAIEDVYALLDTLNYMKPQPFMHILDWMLRLASRPPVEPFCVVMISFPNFESFMRQKGGRTGMEVLGTVTKRLRDMIRTTDVSTRTEQGDLLLLLPKTPLDGGHVLAERIKALADLTVQPDGSRMELDLKLTGIPEEFNRDEGARLLVARLRGESPS, from the coding sequence ATGAACATGTTGCCAACCGCCGCCCCGGAGGGCTGGAGCGGAAAATTCAAGGTTCTGCGGGCAACCCTGCCGCTTCACCTGCCGGAGGAAACGGATCCCCTTCCGGACGTGATCCTGCTCTCGGGAAGCGAGAGCGGATTTCTTCTGCGGAGCCTTCGCGCCTCGGCCCGGGCGGCTCTGCTGCCGGTCTTCCTGGAGGAGCCAGCGGACAGCGCGGCGAACGAGGCCTCCGACGGCTCGGGCCTGTCGGTCGCCCGCATGGAGGAGCTGTCGGAGGACATTCACAGTAGTCTGAGGGATATAGACCTCGCGGCGATGGCGAGCAGCCTCGATCTGCGTATGCTCGGCTATCTTCACTCTCGCCCGTGGAAAAGGCTGCTGCCGGTGATATCCCCTCTCACGCCCGACGTCTACTCATGGCCCCTGCCGGACGCCCTGTCCGGGGGGTTGCTCGAGTCCGAAGGGTGGATAGACGGGCTGCTCGAACGGGGTCTCCTGCGGGAGGGGGACCTTATAGAGAGGGTGCGCTTCTGCCCGAGGTGCGACGGGGGGCACCTCAACTATGTCGACATCTGCCCCTTCTGCCGAAGCATGGATATAATCCAGGAGCCTTTCATCCACTGCTTCACCTGCGGGAGGGTCGGGCCCCAGGACATGTTCTTCAAGGGAGGGGAGCTCCAGTGCCCCTTCTGCGGCGCCCGGCTGAGGCATATCGGGTCCGACTACGACCGACCGATGGAGAACTACACGTGCAACGACTGCTCCAAGTCCTTCGCGGAGCCGGACGTGTCGGCGCGCTGCCTGCTCTGCGGCAACTGGAGCATGACGGACGAGCTGGTCCCGAGGAACTTCCGGATGTACTCTCTGTCCGACAAGGGGGTGCTGGCGGCGCGGACCGGCGCGATAGAGGATGTCTACGCGCTTCTGGACACTCTGAACTACATGAAACCGCAGCCCTTCATGCACATATTGGACTGGATGCTGAGGCTGGCCTCTCGACCGCCGGTGGAGCCCTTCTGCGTCGTGATGATCTCCTTCCCGAACTTCGAGAGCTTCATGCGGCAGAAGGGAGGAAGGACGGGGATGGAGGTGCTCGGGACGGTCACCAAGCGCTTGCGCGACATGATCCGAACCACCGACGTCAGCACCCGCACGGAGCAGGGGGACCTGCTGCTGTTGCTGCCGAAGACGCCGCTCGACGGCGGACATGTGCTGGCGGAGAGGATAAAGGCCCTCGCCGACCTGACGGTGCAGCCGGATGGGTCGAGAATGGAGCTTGACCTGAAGCTTACCGGCATACCGGAGGAGTTCAACAGGGACGAAGGGGCGAGGCTGCTGGTCGCCCGGCTGAGGGGAGAGTCGCCCTCTTGA
- a CDS encoding HlyD family efflux transporter periplasmic adaptor subunit → MKVSFSSAKKSQPTVDGGVEVPYGPGRRTVSKWRWYGLVLVISTPLLFLLWKVSLSLFLISAPGVVYMDKYNINAPYPATVRSAVKMPGDLVSEGELLFKVTTPQIDQREEALMAELRLAEGGTETKPALVEDADPLYLSALGRVRLNRETLRYHEGFRDTVLSLFKAGAATRAELDLAEDRVRQAQTLLAESRGAAAALRPVPPEKKDVQKPADRVAQIKAELLLLDERRDALSIRSPGDGRVLEVFAAEGESVANGTPLLVIARAERIMVKAYLDPRYLAYALPDSDVTIRFPDGTSVPGVVRTRPELAVRVPQELAGVLAGGRRTLLVTIEPVAHLEELFRVEGFPLTVRFPFSLEKSLASFSMTN, encoded by the coding sequence ATGAAGGTCAGCTTTTCATCCGCCAAGAAGTCTCAGCCGACCGTTGACGGAGGGGTGGAGGTCCCCTACGGGCCCGGCAGGAGGACTGTGTCGAAGTGGAGGTGGTACGGGCTGGTGCTCGTCATCTCCACTCCCCTGCTCTTTCTGCTGTGGAAGGTCTCCCTGTCGCTGTTCCTGATCTCCGCCCCGGGCGTCGTGTACATGGATAAGTACAACATCAACGCCCCCTATCCCGCGACTGTGAGGAGCGCCGTGAAAATGCCCGGCGACCTTGTGAGCGAGGGAGAGCTGCTTTTCAAGGTTACGACCCCCCAGATAGATCAGAGGGAGGAGGCCTTGATGGCGGAGCTGCGCCTGGCGGAGGGTGGCACAGAGACGAAACCCGCGCTGGTCGAGGATGCCGACCCTCTTTATCTCTCTGCGCTGGGGAGGGTTCGCCTCAACAGGGAGACCCTTCGCTACCACGAGGGGTTCAGGGATACTGTGCTGTCGTTGTTCAAGGCAGGTGCTGCCACCAGGGCGGAGCTCGACCTGGCGGAGGACAGGGTGCGTCAGGCGCAGACGCTGCTGGCCGAGAGCAGGGGAGCGGCCGCGGCGTTGAGGCCCGTCCCGCCGGAGAAAAAGGACGTGCAAAAACCAGCGGACAGGGTGGCTCAGATCAAAGCGGAGCTGCTGCTGCTCGATGAGAGGCGCGACGCCCTGTCGATCCGAAGCCCGGGCGACGGGCGGGTGCTGGAGGTGTTCGCGGCGGAGGGGGAGTCGGTCGCAAATGGCACGCCACTCCTTGTGATCGCGAGGGCCGAGAGGATCATGGTGAAGGCGTACCTCGACCCCCGCTACCTGGCGTACGCTCTGCCGGACAGCGACGTGACGATACGCTTCCCGGACGGGACAAGCGTGCCCGGGGTCGTCCGAACCAGGCCGGAGCTGGCCGTTCGGGTGCCCCAGGAGCTGGCCGGGGTCCTGGCGGGAGGAAGGCGCACCCTCCTGGTGACGATCGAGCCGGTCGCTCACTTGGAGGAACTGTTCCGCGTGGAGGGCTTCCCGTTGACGGTGCGCTTCCCGTTCTCGCTGGAGAAGAGCCTTGCCTCCTTCTCCATGACGAACTGA